Proteins found in one Oncorhynchus mykiss isolate Arlee chromosome 3, USDA_OmykA_1.1, whole genome shotgun sequence genomic segment:
- the LOC110520643 gene encoding interferon-induced GTP-binding protein Mx2-like: MSYDDGPSMFQDQLAEKVRPFIDLIDDMRSIGIDKELPLPTIAVVGDQSSGKSSVLETLSGVALPRGTGIVTRCPLLLKLCNDRTVKWDAVISYGGKIIEFDEPSEVVRHVEQAQNTLAGKGVGICEDLITLKITSSTVCDLSLIDLPGITRVAVKGQPEDIGVQINNLISEFIKNKITIILAVVPCNVDIATTEALKMAQQVDPEGTRTLAILTKPDLIDPGAEKNVLEIVHNRVIFLSMGYVIVKCRGQKQIDENMSITRAIEEELEFFQNHEHFRSLVREEKATTKCLAKKLTNALVKQIKTYLPQMSEKIKEQLGEVKNSLSKLEGGPPLEPEEKRKYLIQVITDFNEQITQLSKGDIIVEENLFVLMRKEFTQWMKCLENDKSNYHKVVQQVVDEYDQEHRGSELPGFSNYRVFQHVVQKLVAELKRPAMSTLQKIRDMVQKQFDHLSSESFKNYPYLHLVSKKNIETIQEKQSNIVKERIVEQFEMEMQVYTQDEIFNKVMLEAKSHILEEGEIAEDKEQDTRSKYPGLLKAYYEIVVQRLADQVPMMICYFILKQSAKIVCSEMLDLLHRDDTDNILQEDSEIGQYRAKLQAQADRLILANDKISSL, translated from the exons atgtCTTATGATGATGGACCGAG TATGTTCCAAGACCAGCTGGCGGAGAAGGTCCGGCCCTTCATAGACTTAATAGACGACATGAGATCCATAGGGATAGATAAGGAGCTGCCACTGCCAACCATTGCTGTGGTGGGAGACCAGAGTTCAGGAAAGAGCTCTGTGCTTGAGACCCTATCTGGGGTGGCGCTGCCCAGAGGGACTG GTATTGTCACCAGGTGCCCACTGCTACTTAAACTCTGTAACGACAGGACAGTGAAATGGGATGCTGTCATCTCATACGGAGGGAAAATCATTGAATTTGACGAACCTTCAGAAGTAGTTAGACATGTTGAACAAG CTCAGAACACGTTAGCTGGAAAGGGAGTGGGGATATGTGAAGACCTGATCACTCTAAAGATCACATCCTCCACGGTGTGTGACCTCAGTCTGATTGACTTACCAGGGATCACCAGGGTGGCAGTGAAAGGACAACCAGAAGACATTGGAGTCCAA ATCAATAATCTCATTTCGGAATTCATAAAGAATAAGATAACCATTATTTTGGCGGTGGTACCATGTAATGTTGACATAGCAACAACAGAGGCTCTGAAAATGGCACAACAAGTGGATCCTGAAGGCACAAGAACTCTGG CCATTCTGACAAAGCCAGACCTGATAGACCCGGGAGCAGAGAAGAATGTGTTGGAAATTGTCCACAATAGAGTCATATTTCTCAGTATGGGCTATGTCATTGTGAAATGTCGTGGTCAAAAGCAAATTGATGAAAACATGTCAATAACCCGTGCGATTGAGGAGGAGTTGGAATTCTTCCAAAATCACGAGCACTTCAG ATCCCTCGTGCGTGAGGAGAAGGCAACCACCAAGTGCCTAGCCAAAAAGCTCACCAATGCCCTGGTCAAACAGATCAAG ACATATCTGCCCCAGATGTCAGAGAAGATAAAGGAGCAGCTGGGGGAGGTAAAGAATTCGTTGAGTAAATTAGAGGGCGGGCCTCCCCTTGAACCTGAAGAGAAGAGGAAGTACCTCATTCAG GTCATAACAGATTTCAATGAGCAGATTACCCAACTGTCCAAAGGGGATATTATCGTTGAAGAGAATCTGTTTGTTCTCATGCGAAAGGAATTTACACAGTGGATGAAATGTTTGGAAAATGACAAATCAAACT ACCACAAAGTAGTGCAACAAGTGGTGGATGAATATGATCAGGAGCACAGGGGAAGTGAGCTGCCAGGATTCAGTAACTACAGGGTATTTCAACATGTTGTTCAGAAACTAGTGGCTGAACTTAAGAGACCAGCTATGTCGACACTACAGAAAATCAGAG ACATGGTGCAAAAGCAATTTGATCATTTGTCCAGCGAGAGCTTTAAGAATTATCCTTATCTTCATCTGGTCTCAAAG AAAAACATTGAAACAATCCAGGAAAAGCAGTCAAACATTGTGAAGGAGAGGATCGTGGAGCAGTTTGAGATGGAGATGCAGGTCTACACACAGGATGAAATCTTCAACAAAGTTATGCTAGAGGCGAAATCACATATTCTAGAGGAGGGGGAAATAGCAGAAGACAAAGAGCAAGACACCAGGAGCAAGTACCCTGGGCTGCTCAAGGCATACTATGAG ATTGTGGTGCAAAGACTGGCTGACCAGGTGCCCATGATGATCTGTTACTTCATCCTGAAGCAGTCAGCCAAGATTGTGTGCAGTGAAATGCTGGATCTGTTACACAGAGACGACACTGATAACATCCTACAGGAGGATTCAGAGATCGGACAGTATCGTGCAAAGTTGCAGGCCCAAGCGGATCGCCTCATACTGGCCAATGACAAAATCAGCAGCCTCTGA